The Bacteroidales bacterium genome contains a region encoding:
- a CDS encoding phosphatidylserine decarboxylase, with protein sequence MVRIHPVGKKFFSIAIILSLLGMVLCYWFLPPVFSIVGMSVFFVLPYLVRFFFRYPERKVLPDVENDDIICPADGKVVVCEQVDCENMPDGKAWQISIFMRLWDVHLNYVPVDGKILSVTHRAGKHLAAFSAKSSLINEHVEYWQDSPYGRILVREVAGLIARRIVPLVRSGQQVRRGDELGFIKFGSRVDIFLPTSAQPLVKKGDRVWGVFSRIATFRTL encoded by the coding sequence ATGGTGAGAATTCATCCTGTTGGTAAAAAATTTTTTTCAATCGCGATTATTCTTAGTTTGCTAGGTATGGTATTGTGTTATTGGTTTTTACCTCCGGTTTTTTCGATAGTAGGAATGAGTGTTTTTTTTGTTTTGCCTTACTTGGTTAGGTTTTTTTTTCGTTATCCAGAACGGAAAGTCTTACCAGATGTTGAAAATGATGATATCATCTGCCCTGCCGATGGTAAAGTTGTGGTGTGTGAACAAGTAGATTGCGAAAATATGCCAGACGGAAAAGCATGGCAAATTTCTATTTTCATGCGTCTTTGGGATGTACATTTGAATTATGTACCTGTGGATGGTAAAATTCTTAGTGTAACTCATCGGGCAGGAAAACATTTAGCTGCTTTTAGTGCTAAATCATCTTTGATAAATGAACATGTAGAATATTGGCAGGATAGTCCTTATGGTAGGATTCTCGTTCGTGAAGTAGCTGGCCTGATTGCAAGGCGAATTGTTCCTTTGGTTCGGTCTGGCCAACAGGTTCGTCGAGGTGATGAATTAGGTTTCATCAAGTTTGGTAGTCGAGTAGATATTTTCCTACCGACATCTGCTCAACCACTTGTTAAAAAAGGTGATCGTGTATGGGGAGTTTTCTCAAGGATTGCTACGTTTAGAACTCTTTGA
- a CDS encoding LamG domain-containing protein translates to MKARTVLIYLFLSPFALMSQNYCLRFFGNGQNDIDRVKIALDSPHKSIDVGESFTIEFQLKATAVENPLGANATEGHNDDWTLGHVIIDRDIFGPGDHGDYGISLAGGRIAFGVNNGSQSYTLISNTILTDGIWHHVAVTRRHTNGEMNIFIDGILDKSFISGITGDISYRDNRTTQWPNDPYLVIGAEKHDYDNSTYPSFSGMLDEIRISNKVRYHSNYTPQLMLTCDSITIALYHLDEGQGLLINDACNPNQTDLQGTIYYGGNPAGPVWMIKDFTPTHLANQTQKIDSFYFSVNPFLGEMIFSNAPNKEILFFDSSGKLILAQKQKKINIQHLHPGIYLVKFDDVAITFVKTF, encoded by the coding sequence ATGAAAGCAAGAACCGTTCTGATTTATTTATTTTTGAGTCCTTTTGCTCTTATGTCGCAAAACTACTGTCTTCGTTTCTTTGGAAATGGTCAAAACGACATCGATCGAGTAAAAATTGCTTTAGATAGTCCTCATAAGTCCATCGATGTAGGCGAAAGCTTTACGATAGAATTTCAGCTCAAAGCTACAGCAGTAGAAAACCCACTTGGTGCAAATGCAACCGAAGGACATAACGACGACTGGACATTGGGGCATGTCATCATTGACCGCGATATCTTCGGCCCAGGTGATCACGGAGATTATGGAATCTCTTTGGCAGGAGGAAGAATAGCTTTTGGCGTGAACAATGGTTCTCAATCATACACACTTATTAGCAATACCATTCTGACCGACGGCATATGGCACCATGTAGCAGTCACTCGCCGTCACACCAACGGCGAAATGAACATTTTTATTGACGGAATTCTTGATAAAAGTTTCATTTCCGGCATCACAGGTGATATCAGTTATCGTGACAACAGAACCACTCAATGGCCCAATGATCCATACCTGGTCATCGGAGCTGAAAAACATGATTATGACAACTCCACCTATCCATCCTTCAGTGGAATGTTAGACGAAATTCGCATCTCAAACAAGGTCCGATATCATTCCAATTATACACCTCAATTGATGCTAACGTGCGATTCAATAACCATAGCCTTATATCACTTAGATGAAGGCCAAGGACTTCTTATTAATGATGCCTGCAATCCCAATCAAACAGACCTGCAAGGGACCATCTATTATGGTGGGAATCCTGCCGGACCCGTATGGATGATCAAGGATTTTACCCCTACACATTTAGCAAACCAAACTCAAAAAATTGATTCATTTTATTTTTCGGTTAACCCGTTTTTAGGTGAAATGATTTTTTCAAATGCCCCGAACAAAGAAATTTTGTTTTTTGATTCTTCAGGAAAACTCATTCTTGCCCAAAAGCAAAAAAAGATCAATATTCAACACCTACATCCTGGTATCTATCTAGTAAAGTTTGATGACGTTGCTATCACCTTCGTCAAAACTTTTTAA
- a CDS encoding phosphatidate cytidylyltransferase: MKRLNDFALRSLTGLVYAGLWLVAALFSPHLLWMITGFFAVLSVLELARLLKIENSNARIVGVIVFLSWVWMGFLLFWKGVSVEISIFELYLKMWQVEIFLVLALSLFYFIVFVFWQADIDLMKYFAFLMLTFVYVIFSLQGLAFLSVNQHEIFYNELMYVLLVVWSYDTFAYIVGSVGGKHLLVARISPSKTWEGTLGGAFITLLGTGAYTYWHSLELLPEVLVVTTVILILATLGDLFESRLKRTVQVKDSGNILPGHGGVLDRLDSLLMVSMVYVPYVLWKNHIIW; the protein is encoded by the coding sequence ATGAAGAGACTTAATGACTTTGCTTTGCGTAGTTTAACTGGTTTGGTATATGCCGGATTGTGGTTAGTGGCGGCCCTATTTTCCCCTCATCTTTTGTGGATGATCACAGGTTTTTTTGCCGTTTTATCTGTGTTGGAGCTTGCACGTTTGCTTAAAATAGAGAATAGTAATGCAAGAATTGTGGGAGTTATTGTGTTTTTATCATGGGTCTGGATGGGTTTTCTGTTATTTTGGAAAGGTGTATCTGTTGAAATCTCCATTTTTGAGTTGTATTTGAAAATGTGGCAAGTTGAAATCTTTCTTGTGTTGGCTTTATCTCTGTTTTATTTCATTGTTTTTGTTTTTTGGCAAGCGGATATAGATTTGATGAAGTATTTTGCTTTTTTGATGTTGACTTTTGTTTATGTGATTTTTTCTTTACAAGGTTTAGCTTTTTTATCAGTAAATCAGCATGAAATATTTTATAATGAATTAATGTATGTGTTGTTGGTCGTATGGAGTTATGATACTTTTGCCTATATAGTTGGGAGCGTGGGAGGAAAACATTTGCTTGTTGCTCGTATTTCACCATCCAAAACATGGGAGGGAACTCTTGGAGGTGCGTTCATTACTCTCTTAGGGACAGGAGCATATACATATTGGCACAGTTTAGAGCTCTTGCCTGAGGTGTTGGTTGTTACTACGGTAATATTGATTTTGGCTACTTTGGGCGATTTATTTGAATCTAGGCTTAAACGTACTGTTCAAGTAAAAGACAGTGGAAACATCTTGCCTGGTCATGGAGGTGTTTTAGATCGGCTTGATAGCCTTTTGATGGTATCGATGGTTTATGTTCCTTATGTTTTATGGAAAAATCACATAATATGGTGA
- a CDS encoding lactate utilization protein: MSKSKITRDLFFRHFNYPHDEERVYLPLEDIRNHFVQDEDDILIQFAQNLLNANGEFYYAESVQELSLAINSLLNRLKVTNVYCTNDELLSLFNTQSYIILNEKDDLSVNEVTIAECEFLCARTGSVVMSSFLSTGRRALFTNDVLVIVARTNQVVYDIEDALLRLTSKYRNRYPSLVTFITGPSRTADIEKEIVLGAQASKRLIVFLYEET, encoded by the coding sequence GAAGAAAGAGTGTATTTACCCCTGGAAGATATTCGCAATCATTTTGTTCAGGATGAAGACGATATTTTAATTCAATTTGCTCAAAATTTGTTAAATGCCAATGGTGAATTTTATTATGCAGAATCAGTTCAGGAATTAAGTTTAGCAATAAATTCTTTATTGAATAGATTGAAAGTTACTAACGTTTATTGTACCAACGATGAATTGCTATCTTTGTTTAATACTCAGTCGTACATCATACTTAATGAGAAGGACGATCTTTCTGTCAACGAGGTAACTATAGCTGAATGTGAATTCCTTTGCGCTCGAACAGGCAGTGTGGTGATGAGTAGCTTTTTGAGCACTGGCAGAAGAGCTCTTTTTACCAACGACGTTTTGGTCATCGTTGCAAGAACTAATCAAGTGGTTTACGATATAGAAGATGCACTCTTGAGGTTGACATCAAAATACCGCAATCGATATCCATCCTTGGTAACTTTTATTACTGGGCCTTCTAGAACAGCAGACATCGAAAAAGAGATTGTTTTAGGTGCTCAAGCATCTAAGCGTTTGATCGTTTTTTTATATGAAGAGACTTAA